One genomic window of Melitaea cinxia chromosome 10, ilMelCinx1.1, whole genome shotgun sequence includes the following:
- the LOC123657095 gene encoding 15-hydroxyprostaglandin dehydrogenase [NAD(+)]-like translates to MEKTLKNKVVVITGGAAGIGYEIADQYLQKDSKVTILLDIDEKQGTEAAKTLCTKYGANKAVFIKCDVTKDSETVSAKIFDTYKTVDVLVNNAGIHKEKLGKKTIETNVWALIDWSLKFWEHMRTDKNGKGGTIINIASIYGYRVDQYIPIYQASKFAVMGFTKSLGHAYNYRRSGVRVVAICPGYTETNLIAEPKTWDDACSADYHAFMKKQLWQKVDSVGKAAVEVFENASSGTAWVIEGAKPIFEV, encoded by the coding sequence ATggagaaaactttaaaaaataaagttgtcGTTATAACCGGCGGCGCTGCCGGTATCGGCTATGAAATAGCTGATCAATATCTACAAAAAGATTCTAAAGTCACAATCCTTCTAGATATCGATGAAAAACAAGGAACAGAAGCAGCAAAAACTCTATGCACAAAATACGGCGCAAACAAAgctgtttttataaaatgtgaTGTTACAAAGGATTCGGAGACTGTCTCAGCTAAAATTTTTGACACGTACAAGACTGTTGATGTTCTAGTAAATAATGCTGGAATTCATAAAGAAAAACTTGGAAAAAAAACTATCGAAACCAACGTCTGGGCATTAATCGACTGGTCCTTAAAGTTTTGGGAACACATGAGAACTGACAAAAATGGTAAAGGAGGTACGATTATAAACATAGCTTCAATTTATGGCTACAGAGTCGATCAATACATTCCCATTTATCAAGCATCAAAGTTTGCTGTGATGGGTTTTACGAAATCATTGGGACACGCATACAATTATAGAAGATCGGGCGTTAGGGTTGTTGCCATCTGTCCTGGATATACTGAGACAAATTTGATAGCAGAACCAAAGACGTGGGATGACGCATGCTCAGCAGATTACCACGCGTTTATGAAGAAACAGCTTTGGCAGAAAGTGGATTCGGTTGGTAAAGCCGCTGTCGAGGTATTTGAAAACGCTAGTAGTGGTACTGCTTGGGTAATCGAAGGAGCGAAGCCTATTTTTGAAGTTTAG
- the LOC123656981 gene encoding 15-hydroxyprostaglandin dehydrogenase [NAD(+)]-like, which translates to MDRQVKGKIVAVTGSANGLGLAMVTSFLQQGAKLAILLDMDEIKGNEALMNLKQKYGDDRVVFYKCNVLNDLEDVYQTITRNHKYIDILVNNAGILDEKNIKRTMNINAIAVMEWTVKFYKNMSLANGGKGGTIINVSSIFGYRIFSFIPFYQASKYAVLGFSKSIGHEMNFKKSGVRVVTLCPGLTHTSLTDTPNVWEGCSLEEMSPYLSKFEWQEPPAIGDGVVEIFKNADSGSVWLVEGSRPAEKIDI; encoded by the coding sequence ATGGATCGTCAGGTTAAAGGAAAAATTGTAGCAGTGACTGGTTCTGCTAATGGCCTAGGCTTGGCTATGGTCACCAGCTTTCTGCAACAAGGGGCGAAATTGGCAATTCTTCTCGATATGGACGAAATCAAGGGAAACGAAGCGCTAATgaacttaaaacagaaatatgGGGACGACAGAGTAGTTTTCTATAAATGTAATGTCTTAAACGATTTGGAAGATGTGTATCAAACGATCACAAGGAACCATAAGTATATCGACATTCTCGTCAACAATGCTGGTATTCTCGATGAGAAAAACATCAAAAGAACGATGAATATTAATGCTATCGCTGTCATGGAATGGACAgtaaagttttacaaaaatatgagTTTAGCTAATGGCGGAAAAGGTGGTACAATAATCAATGTTTCTTCGATATTTGGCTACCggatattttcatttataccaTTTTACCAAGCTTCTAAGTACGCGGTACTTGGTTTCTCGAAATCTATAGGCCAtgagatgaattttaaaaaatcggGCGTTCGCGTCGTCACACTGTGTCCCGGACTCACACATACAAGTTTGACGGATACTCCAAATGTGTGGGAGGGATGTTCTTTAGAAGAAATGTCcccatatttatcaaaattcgAATGGCAGGAACCTCCAGCTATCGGCGATGGCGTGGTGGAGATATTTAAGAATGCTGATTCTGGCTCAGTTTGGCTCGTGGAGGGTTCTAGACCCGCTGAAAAGATAGACATTTGA